AGGAGAAAGTCTGAGTCTAATATGAATGGAGGTGTGGATAGTGCAGGCGATGAGCCAATTTCCGATCTACAGTCACTCCGTAACTCGACGGCTGCGAAGCATTCCTTTACCCGTCGGCCAAGTGCAGGTGGTCCTGGGGCACCGCCACTGCTGAGGAGAACTTCTTCAGATCACTCGTTGTATTTGCGAGCTTCGTCAACGGTCTCGTCTCTTGATCATCGTCCACAGTTTGAGCATATACACACGCAGGTCAACAGTCGGTTCAAGGCTATCAAGGATAGTTTGCAGGACTCGAGTAGTCGACTGCTCAGCATGCCGTCGTTCAACCTGCACGATATCCGGGCTGATTGGGGGTATAAGCCTTTTTTCCAAGACGTCTCCTACCGCAAGGGCCATGAGTATTCTGTGGAGGCGGATTCATCTTCATTTGCGCACGAGGAACACGCTCGCCAGCAGCGTGCCAATTCTCAGTACAATACATACCCTGCGCTAACCGAGGCTATGAAAGAACTGACCGGTGATGTTGTCGTTATGGGCGGCTACCGAGGTTCGATACTGCGCTCTGCCAAACCGCCGCATCGCCAGTTATGGGTACCGATGAAGGTCGGGCTGAACCTGCGCAAGGTGGATCTCGAGGTGGGTTTCAACccagaggatgaggagacaATGGAAGAGCGTGTCATTCCATCCGGTATTCTCTCGCATGTCGGCCCAGTAGACATCTGTCGTCGGTTGATCAAGCGACTGCAAAAGTGCGACAACTCACTCAAAGGCGACCTTCGCGTCCAGGACTTTGGTTACGACTGGCGTCTAAGTCCGCACCTTCTCTCGCAGAAACTGATCAAGCATCTCGAAGGCCTTCCATGCAATGCACCAGACGTCCCGCGGGAAAACCGCGGGGCCTACGTCATAGCGCACAGTCTTGGGGGCCTAATCGCCCGGCATGCCGTGAACCAGCGGCCCGAGCTCTTTGCGGGGGTTGTTTATGCGGGTGTTCCGCAGCACTGCGTCAATATCCTTGGCCCGCTGCGCAACGGCGATGAAGTCTTGTTGAGTTCGCGAGTGCTCACAGCACAAGTCAACTTTAGTTTCCGGACGAGCTTTGCGTTGCTTCCGGAGGATGGACATTGCTTTATTGATAAACGGACTAAGGAGGAATATCCCGTGGACTTTTTCTCGCCGCAGGCTTGGGATGAGTATCGTCTGTCGCCGTGTATCAATTTCGCTCTCCCGCCTACGGGCAGGAATTTGATGGATAACCTGCCATTACTGGCAAAGCGACTCAGCATGCGCAACGGCAGCTTCCCAGAGGAGCCGGACTCCGCGCAGGAGTACCAATCAGACATGTCCTCCTCAACAGACATGCTCCAGCAACAACAGTCCCAACAGCTATCCCAGcctcaacaaccacaacctcaaccccagtcgcagcagcaacaaccacactCCCGACCACCATCGCAAGCCTACGAAACCCACCAACCAGACCTCACCCCcagcatccaccaccacccaccCCGCTACGCCGCCGCAAACCCCCAACACGACCACCAAAACAAACCCTCCGCCATAAAACCTGCCCTAGGCGGCCTTGTCGGCCCAACCGCACACCCGCGCGGCGCCGCGCAACCCAAAACCGCCGCGACAACGAACATCCCGCGCGGGCTGGCGATGAGTTATCTCGAGCGCACTCTGGCAGATGTCCGTCGTTTCAAGGAAGAACTCGTGTATAAAGAATCACACCAGACAGAGAACAGATACCCACCGTTTTCTGTGATTTTCGGAAAATCCGTTCCTACGGTTTACGGGGCGCGAGTTGAGTCCCGTGAGCAGATTAAGCGGCAAGATGCGTATGATGATCTTGCGTTTGCGGCAGGTGACGGTGTTTGTCTTGCTAGTGCGGCGATGCTACCGCCCGGGTATCGCGTTATCAAGGATGGTATGGTGAAGACGGATCGCGGACATGTGGGGTTGATGGGTGATTTGGAGGGGATGGGACAGTGTTTGTTGGCGCTGGTTCGGGGGAGGAAGATGGGTGTTGGGCTGGGAGTGCCGGAGTCCAAGGAGAAGGTGGAGGGTACATATATGCCTAATGACTCGAACACTACTCCTGTGCCTGCAGCTGAGGCTGGAACCGAACATGGGAGTAAGGGCGAGGCCGAGCATGAACATAAAACAACGGAGGGAACTGCTAAGGCAGACCATGTCCATCCTATACCGGTTTAATGATCGTGTTACTATATACTAATGATACCCCATTCGCTTGACATTGATTGGCCTTGGCCATATTTCATGAGATATGATTAGCATCTTGTTCATTTGGATATCTAGATGCATCCGTGCTGTATTCACTAAATATGTGTATATCATTGGTAATGAAGATCTATATTTATTTCATTCATGATGATGCTTGGCCTGCTTTAGGTGTATTATGAGCAATACCACTATagcacttgacatgaaaCCAGAACAGCGATCCCGGGAAACGATATCTACGATCGACTGAGATATCGATACGGCGATATTCAGTGATAATAGCACATTTGTTGCGGCGGCTAAGTCTACAAGGATGGCATAATCTACGCACGTCCAGAATGACTACTTGGACTGAGGCATGAGCAGAGTTGAAAGCAATGGTGTTCAGTGTCGCGCTCGTTGGCCCCGTAGTGGTTTTGCAGTGTAGATTTCGGTATGGCGCATTGGAATGTAGAAATCGAGTCGTGGTCGATCATGGGGTGTCGCTTTCAGTGACCTCCCGTATCAATGCAAAGCGCAAGCGTAGACGGACGAAAGACCTCAATCGAATCCAACATTTCATTTCTTTCCCATTGCACAGCCCCCCGTTTTTCCACATACGAAAGAGCCGATGTAAACAAGAGAAACCGCTTTTTGAGAAAATTTTTTATTCGTCGCATCAGAAGCCCATCCGTAAGATAGCACACGCTATGGCTATGACATTTTCGCCTTCCCGACCTCCCAGAATTatcatctcatctcatctcgTCTCCATCGCAAGCAAGAGCGGAACCAAGGATATTCGGGGtgcaagagaaaaaagaggaaatcGAAGTGAGGAGGAAGGGAATTTAGCGGAGACGGCGGGCCTCTCTCTCGGATTCGAGCAGGCAGAGGATGTCGTCGACCTTGACTGTTGCGGAGATTCTAGTTAGCTTGTGTTCCGtgtcttttctctttccacaTTGGTTCCCTTGTTCGCACTGGCAATGGTCGTTCCGTAGTTGTCATCGTTTGGTCGACTTATGTTATGGTTGGTTGTGTCGTTCAATCGTGAATTGTTTCCGTATTTCTGTCAATTTTGTTGCCTCATTCTATACCAATCCCTTCGCTCGTTAAATTCGCACTCGTATACTCGTAACCAGTCTCGACGGATGCCGTATTTCGTGGGAAAAAATCGATGCCATCGCGAACACGGGAACCAACGAAAATCTCAAAATCTCAAATCAATCGCATCGCATACCTGGGCCCTTGACGTTACGGATGATAGAACGCGAGGTGTCGTCCATGAACTCAACGCGGACCTGGGTGACACCACCACGGGAACCTGCCCTTGTTAGCCTCTCTTCCTGCCTTTGCCTTCATATCAAAAATCCAGAATTTATAGCGTACCGGTACGGCCGAGGACACGAGTGACCTTGACGAGCTTAGTGGGCTGCTTGCTGGCGGCGTCCATCTTGACTGTAGGATTGGGCTCGACGACAACGAGAGTGACGGCTAAGAGGTATGAAGATAGCGCTTGACAAGGCGAAAAGGAACAAAGTAGAGTAGAGCTCGGAATCGGAGGTGTGTGGATTTGTGCGCCTTCTGTTTTGGGTTTAGTCGCCGTCACGTTACGCGAGGGTTCAGGGCTATGGACACCTTGTTTTTCAGGCTGTCAGGCAGACAGTAGGTTGAGTCATTCTTTAGTGGTAGATATGAACAGAATAGGTTATTATTAGCTTATTCCAGCTTGTCAATTAATACTACAATGAACCAATTGTCATTGCTCCTTTGATAGCGTGGGCGACCTGTATATAGTAACAGTATTGCCCCTCCGAACATCTACTCCGAAGCCGCTCTCCGACTGCAACATCTTCCGCTTTTGACAGACTTCTTCTGGTCAATTCTTGAATAGAGGCAATTCTCAGGATATTGCCTGATATCTGTCTATTTGTAATTGCTATATATTTACGTCTTCACTGCGATTCTCCCTTGCTCCTTCATACCCCTCGTCTATAAATTGCCCCGCGCTGATCGTCAAGATGGATCTTGTTAACCAGTGAGTCAATTGATGAGAACGAACTTGACTATGATACTGATAGTACTCCAGCCTCGAAGGAAGACTCCTCTTCGCCGTCCCCAAGAGCAAGTCCCCCCTCAATCCGCGCAAGACAAGAACCCAGCTAACAACAGAAAGAGGGCCGCCTCCAACAAGCAACCCTCGATCTCCTCGCCGGCTGCGACGTTCAATTCCGCCGCGAAACCCGCCTCGACATCGCCCTCGTCAAGAACCTCCCCATCgccctcatcttcctccccGCCGCCGACATCCCCACCTTCGTCGGTGAAGGCCGCGTCGACATCGGCATCACAGGCCGCGACCAGGTCGCCGAGCACGATGCCCAGCTCCCGCCCGGACAAGTCTCGAGCGTTGAGGAAATCATGGATCTTGGGTTCGGGGGGTGTAAACTGCAGGTGCAAGTGCCGGTGAAGGGGAGCTTTGAGAGCGCTAAGGATTTGATTGGGAGGAATGTGGTGACTAGTTTCACGGCGCTTGCGGGGCAGTTCTTTGCGGGGCTTGAAGGCGAGAGCGATGCTCCTAAGAAAACCAGTATTAAGTATGTTGGGGGGAGTGTTGAGGCTGCTTGTGCACTGGGTGTTGCCGATGGCAttgttgaccttgttggtgCGTTTCCCTCACCTTCCGAACTTATGAACTTCTTTAAGAATGGGCTAACGAACGCAGAATCCGGCGAAACCATGAAAGCCGCCGGCCTCAAGGCCATCGATACCGTCGTCACCAGCACTGCCGTCCTCGTCAAATCCAAAAACGCCACCAACCCGCTCGTGGACCTTCTCACCTCGCGTGTGCGCGGTGTCATCACAGCCCAGAAATACGTCCTGTGCCAGTACAACATCCCCCGTGCCGAGCTCGCGACTGCATCGGGCATCACCCCCGGCAAGCGCGCACCTACCATCACTGCTCTCGAAGAGGAGGGCTGGGTTGCTGTCAGCTCGATGGTGGAGAAAAAGAACATTGCCACCGTTATGGATGAGTTGAGTAAGGTGGGAGCGTCGGATATTTTGGTCTTGAACATTGCCAATTCGCGAACGGGTTGAGCTTCCTGGGGTTTGGCTTTTTGGGTTGCGTATAATGCATAGGAAATGGTATGGTATGGTatggtatggtatggttATGGTTATGTTTTAGGTTAATGTTATGCTATGCTTATAGACCGTTCATGATGAGAGTTGAATATAATTCGTAGGTATATATCCATTATGCATAATATACAGTACCCAACTCTAACCCGCTAAAAGCATCATAcgaagtacagagtacgatTGACAAAACTACAGCTGCTCCGCACTACCAACCAGCCTCTCAATCAACCCATCACTCTCATCCCCCGCCAACACCCCcccaacagcagcaaccaaACCCCccaacctcctccgcctAATCTTCTCCTCCAACTCCGCACTCTTCTTTTTCGCCAGATCTAGTAGCGGAGCCGGTAGATTCGCCAAACGCGCCACATTCAACCCGTAACTTCGATGCGCGACGCCCTCGCCCACTTCGTAGAGGAACGTAATTTGCTCCTCTTCCGTGTTGGTCCCGGACTCCGTGAAACGCATGTGCACGTTACGGAGTTCATGGTCGCGGAAGGAATGCACCATATTCGACAGATGTTGGTAGTGCGTGATGAAGAGTGTAAGACTGCGTAGCGAGCGAACCATGTAATCCAGCACAGCCTGTGCAATGGCAACACCGTCGTGCGTGGATGTACCACGGCCCAATTCATCGAGGATAACTAAGGACCGCGGGGTCGCTTGTTTGAGGATATCTGCTGTTTCGGATAACTCGACCATGAACGTTGACTCGCCGGCAAGCATGTTATCGAATGCGCCCATGCGGGTGTACACGGCGTCGAGCATGCCCAGTTTTGCGGATTGCGCGGGGACGTACGAGCCTATTTGGCCCATGATGGCAATCAATGCGATTTGGCGGACATAGCTTGATTTCCCGCCCATGTTTGGTCCTGTGACGAGTAGGGCTCGGGTTTGGTCGGAGGCCATGTCGATGTCGTTGGGGACGTAGGTGTCCAGTAGGAGCTGTTCGACCATAGGGTGGCGGCCTTGTTCGACGCGGATGCATGTTTCGTCTGTGTATTCGGGTTTCGAGTAGCCGGGTTGGTTGGCGATTGTGGCGAGGGAGATGAGACAGTCTAGTGTTGCGAGGGCTTGCACGCTGTCACGGAAGGATTGGTAGTGGGTGGATATTTCtgcgaggaggaagacgtaTGCtttgtcacaggctgctgCTAATGCTTCTTTGTGTTGGTCGCGTTGGCGGAGGAGTTGAATCACTTCGGGGGTGTGGAAGCGTGAGACTTTCTTGGTGCCACTGACTTTGACCCATGAGGCAGGTACTCTTTTGATGGTCGAGGAGCTGTTCTCAACTTCGATGAGGTATTCGATGCCGGCTACGGCGGCGTAGTcgaccttcttcttgcctATCGTTTCACCGGCAACAGTGCGGTGCTCTGATAGGTCGTGCTCGACGCTGGCTATACCCAGTTTCTCTTCGCTGATTTCTTCCGTTTCTTCGGACTCGCGAAAGAATGCATACTTGTCGTCGCTTTTGGCCGCGTGCATGTTAATCTTATTCAGGAAGAATACCACATCTTCCAAGATAGTCGGCAATGGCGCAAGAGCTTCGCTGACAACAGAAGACTTGAACCCAGTATCAGCCGGCGACTTGATATCAGAAAACTCCTGCGCGATCATCTGCATCGTCTGCAGAACGGTAAGGAGTTCCGGTCGAGTGCACTATCGCCACCTGTTAGCAGGATTCATCAATGATCTAAGGGAAAGGAGACTTACCTTCCCGTAATAAATCCGAATCAAACTCCTTTCCAAATCACTCTTGATCTTCCCTAACAACCCCTTAACCCTCTCCACCGAAACCGTCCTCTCAGAACTCATCAGCTCCTCCACAGCATTGATCCTCTCCTCAAGCTTCTCCTTATCCAACAACGGCCGTCCAACCCACTTCCGCAACATCCTCTGTCCGAAACGCGTATGCGTGCGGTCCAACGTCCAGAACAGACTCCCCTTCGCCGAATGGTCAGTCTGGTTCTGGTAGATCTCGAGAGAGACTAGTGTATTTCCGTTGAGTAGCATGTGCGAGCGCGCAGAGAAGTGCTGGAAGTACTTCGTTAACTCAAATACATGTTCGAGGCCGTAGTCAGTCATGTGCGAGATCATTGCTGACAGACAGATGGTGACTTGTTCGGGGAGACCGAGGACTTTTTGGAGGAGGCTGCTTGCTTGTGCATCGTCTGCGGCATTGCTTGACTTCATTTTCTCAGCGTAGAAACTCGAAACGTGGCTGTGGGATTCTGCAGCTgcggtcttcttcttctcggtcCTCTCGACGCGGACTTTGTCGCCGAAGACGTTCAGCTTGCTACCGGAGAGATGCTGAACCAGCTTCTCGGTTGCTTTGGATAGTTCACCAACGATAAGAAGCTCACACGGCGCAATATGAAGCAACCTCGTCTCAATCTCACTCCGCATAAACCCATCCTCAAAGTCATCATAAATCACATCCCCGGTAGCCGGCTGGACAGCCACAATTCCCACATGCACCTTCTCATCATTCCCCCAACCCTTCGCATTCGTCTCCGTAATGCACAGCAGATATCCAGTTGCTGGCGACCCCTCCGaagcagcaggagcaggaccTTCCATCCCCTCCACATCATCGATATATGTACCCTTGGTGTAGAGGTTGGTGAGCTTGCGGCCAAACGGTGCGTTGCGGTTATCGCCGGCAGCCTTGAGAGCTGCCGTTTCAATTTGTCGGACCACGCCAACCTTGTATCCTGCCGTGATAAGGCGCTTCACGTGTACATGCAGACGATGGACGGGGATACTCGCGGATGCGAAACGATCGATATGCGCTTCCGACGGATCTACTCACCAACAACCATGATTAGCCATCTCCCAacaaagcagcagcaaaagagtTCGGGGGAACATACGCTCATCATATCTCAACTTCCCCGGAATACAAACAATACTCAACTCCTTCGCTGCAACCCGCGCATCCTCCCCGAAAAACCGAAACTTATACCcaacctccaccaccaataTCGTATCCATATGCTTCCTCTTAATATCAATAACCTGTTTCTCCAACGGTGTCAGCTTACTCCCGCCCTTCTTCGTCGCTTTCCCTTTAGGTGCCGGTTTCGCGGgttcttcgtcgtcttcagCTTCTGCGACGTCTTCGGTGCCACCGGCATCATTGACTCCGTCGCTTCCGATTCCAATCAAGCAATCTGGGCCACCGAGTCTCTTGACGAATTTCTGGTGCagcttttccttttctttctgtcGTCTCTTAGCCTCCGGATCGTCGGTGTCGGTGTCTTGCGTTTTCTCCGCGGCGATATCGACAGCAGGCGAGCTGGTAAACTTCGACAAATCCGTCCGTTGACTCGCATCGGCCACCGCCAGGTCCTGTTTTTCTGCAGCTGCAGCTGACGTTTTCCGGCCGAAGTCCTGGCTCCCATTAACCCTTGCCCGCTTCGGCGCCGGCGCCACTACTTCCTCATCAttatcttcgtcttcgtcctcatcctctttttcttccacCACTTGGTTCTTATTCTCCTTATCCCCTTGCGAATCCTCCCGCTCCTTCGATTTTGGTTGCGGTTGGCTACCCGCGCCACTCGGCGATTGCTGCGACGGCTTCTTCCCGAAGAAGCTAGCGATTGTGGGCTGTTTCCGTTTTAGATCCGGTGGCGACGACGCGGCTCCTTGCGATGAGGATTGGGGCATTTTGCGTGTTAAGTGTAGTGGGCTAACTAGAGCGATTGTGCGGGTTTGGTTGGTTGCGACGATTAAACGGTAGGCATTGCACAGGGGGTACGGGGTGGTCTGGTCCCCTTGCGACGTGGCTCAGTTTAGGTAGTCTAGTATCGAGCGGTAAATTAGCTGTTAAAAGGTCAAATGGGTGTTTTTTGCATTATATGGATTGTGCTCCGGAGTCTGTACAGATACTCCGACGGAGCTTGACGCGTCAACGCGCTAATTGTCGCGATGGCGATATCGCTTATCTAATCAACCCTATAAGTCGACCTACGTGTGTGTACTATGTAGTCTGGTACTTTATTTCAAAAACATAGGATAGGAGTTTGGAAGGGATATGAATATGAAAGGGCGTTTAATTTGAAACATCTAATCTTATACCTTGTATGGCATATGAAATTATTCGCTGGTACGTCAATCGTATGTATATATCCCGACGGGTAATGCTCAAACTCCAAAGGAAGAGAGATGTAAAGCAGACCGAACATATTAGAAGACCAGTATCAATAGTCAGTAATGAGTCATGCGTTCGTATTGTCAATATACTAATTATAATGAAGCTGCTAAAACAAAATGGGTAATCTCGATGCTCTGTCCGATGGGGGTATAATAAAACATGCTAACGCTATATGCTCAAGTTCGATGCTGTTGATCAATCAAAAAAGTCCAAATACAAATGCCTTAGCTTCTGCGCCGTTGTTTCCACGTCCCGAATGATACAAGAAGTATAGCGGGATAGTCGTGGGGGTGCATAGTGAGCGTCACCTATGATGAAGGGCATCCGTTCAAACAAAATTGCTCaaactcttcttcctccatgTCAGAGATCGTTGCGTCGGGCGAGAGATCACGAAACACAGACGGTTCCCTGTAGTTGCTAGGGTGGGTACCCATGGAATATATATGATCTTCATCGGGCATTTTCGGCAATGAGGCCGTCAATAGAGTTGGCGTCCGGTCATGATCGTCAAACAGACCGAGTCCAGCCCGTGGCTCATCGCCAAAGAAATACTGCGGCGGAAAGGCAGCGTCACTAGTATAGTGCTGGTTTGAGTCGGGGGAATCCCAATCAAAAGGACTGTCAAGACTCTCAGGCACATCCAAAAACGGCTCGATGTTCTTGTCCGTGGTAGTGCTAGCGGGTGCTTGCATGAGGCTCGTGCCATGAGCGCTGGTGGTTGACTGGAGAGAGTCTGAGAGGAGATCATTTCCACGAGAAACGGAAATCTCAGGCTCCGGTACAGGCTGATCAGGTTCACGGACGCCTATGTCGTGATTGCTCGGTTCATCCAGAAAAACCGAAAATCCACGGCGAGGTTTAGGTCCCTGTCTTCTGAGGGTCAATTCGaagtcgtcatcgtcatcagcgGCCCTACGCGAAGGGCGATGGTCGACACCACGAAACATGAGAAACCGAGGGGCACTGGGCCTGACGATACGAGCACTTCGTCGAGGCTGTACTCGGAGATTCTTGCTAGAGGCCGTGCTGGTAGACTTCTTAGACCGCTTCCTAGTCTGGACACGATGAGTGTTGGGATCAGCCTCAGAGAGAACCCGCTTTGGGCGAGGGACGCGTCTAGGAATCGGTGTCTCCCCAGGGAGAGGGCTGCCGTCATCCACATCTCCTGATATCACACGTTGCTTCCGCAGTATGCCTGTGGGGGAGAAGACAAGCTCCGTCGGTTGCACGCCCATCGAAGTCTTTTCCATCCGCCTCAAAACACTCTCGTCCTTCTTCTGGTTTCGCTTGCGTCTCATCTGCTCCGTGGCAGAGTCGAAGATATCCATTCCGGGCCATAAAACACCCTTCAACCTCGTGATCTCATCGGCCCTCTCCCTTTCTGCATCGGCGGTACGCGGAGAATCAAAAGAATCATCGTCTTCAACGAAAGGGTCATAGCTCACAGATCGACGCAACAGAGAGAAGTTGGTGTCCATGCTGCGGTGGAACCTCGAGTCCCAAGCTGGTATGCTCTGCATAAACACACCACTATCGTCATCGGGTTCAGACTCGCATTCCTGTTTCCACGGCGTGGGGATAGGTCTCGAGGGCGTCACCGGCAACGGATGGGCATGGGAAACACGATTCGAAGGCGTAGCCGGCCGGGGGTAGCTCGTATAAATCACATTATTCTCGTTGGCAGCAGCATTGCCCATGGTCATGAATGTGCCCGGCGGACGAGTATCAGATACCGTACGCAATGACGGACGAGCTGGGGGATCCGGGTTCTTCGGGCTAGCTGTAGCTTGAGCCTTGGCCGTCTTCTTAGCCACATTACCTGTGCCATTCTTTCCTTGGGGCTTTTTCTTGCGAGCTTCCTTCAATGCCATCCGATCAGAGAGTAACTTGGGAAGGTTATTGGCTTTGTACCACAAGTCATAATCGTCCAACAATTCCGCGGCTTGCGGTTCCTGTTGACTGCGTATCTGGAGCTTGAAGTAACTGGACAAGTGGGCCTTTGAGGAGACGTGAGTCAACAAGTGAGAGACATCGCTGAAGGAGGGACGTTTGGGACAGATATTGCACAAAAGTGCATCTGCGTCCATGATGGCCAGACAAAACGAAGAGGGAAGAGGATGAACGACTAAGGAAGCAGCCGATAAGAGATGCAGACCCCTGCTTCTGCATGCAAGAAACAAGCCTAAAAAAGGACAACGACAAAACACCAAGATAAGAAAGACTCAACCCGGAGTTCCAAATAACGCCGGGAGATGAAGAAGTGACGAAGAGTGTTGATGGGAGAGGAACAAGAAAGAGAGCTTTGGCCAGGACTGTcgaggaaggaagaagggAAGCGGAAAAGGTCGATGGCAGAAGATGGGAAGGTGCACTCAGGACCGCCCAAACGGGAAGGTGGTCACGTTTACGAAGAACACCGAGATGAGACGAAAAGGATAGCCGTACACAGCAGCAAAAGAATCGAGAAAAACTACCAGTAGAGAAATCAATTGCCATTGAATCTGTAATTAGCCTAAATAATAGATATCTTTACAGAAATGTGCCATTGGATCTTAACGGCCGACTGCGAGGCCATTGTGGAGGGGTATGAAGCGGAAATAAGTAACAATGGcgttctctcttctcctgcCTTGTATCCCATACTCCATGAAACAAAGGAGAATGGGTTATTAGATTGGCGGAGGTAGATGACCTACGAACTGCAAAGGAACAGCGGTCTGAAACGACAATAAAGGCTACTTTGCCAAGCATTTCGATGTTACTGCTTTAGGCATGCAACTGATCTTGTTAGTTCTATATTTGAGACATGGTCTGACGGAGGAAACTCACTAGACTGGATCTACTTCCTTGGTTCCCTCGAACCTCAGTAAACTCAAGCCCGCAACTCCGAAGCATGTATGGAAGACGTCAACCATATCACCAGGTCGATCAGCAAATCCTCCGGCCTCCGGGTCCTACGAGGTGTCAGTAGATGGCTCGCCCCAGAAGGACTACGGGTAAACACACCTGACACCGTAGGATGAATGCAGCGAGCTTGCTTCCATCGACCCAATGTAGTCGACCAATCATGGCCAAGCTGGACATAACCCACCAGCTGTAACAGGAGTCTTCAAGTTTCTCCGGACGTCCATTGAGCCCGCCGTTCTCCAGCTGTCTTTCACTGAGCCAACCGGCCAAACGGTCTACGTCAATGGCGTCCAATTCTCCTGCGATCGCCAGAGCCCCTACGCAGGTAAATACCTGGCCCGCATGCGACTCGGCTCCAGGGCGGATACCGTATGCTCCATCGAAGTTTTGACACCCATGGACATAGGCAACCGCCTTGGGAACATCGACCATGTGAAGGAGTCCTAAGAGAGACAGGGCGTTGAAGGCACCGTACAAGAAACGCGTGTCCAGCTCACCCCATTCGTCTCCCATGAAGCATCCGGTTTCCTTGTCCTGTAATCCTGCAATGACTGTGATGGTTTAGCAAACAGTGATTGGTGAGAATACGATAGcatgaaggaaagaaaaaaaaatcataTCGTACAAGAAGCAACTTTTTGCTTGCCCCCAAGCCCGCGCTCGTCCAATTCGTCCACAGCATCGAGCATGACGAGGACCTGAACGGCCGAAACCGTGTAGAGCATGTGCGCATCATGGCCGGGGGCAGCACCGAAGCCACCATTGTCCCGCAAACACGAGAGGACAAAATTAATCGTTTCCTCACGAGGCAGAGCTTCGGGGTGGTCGAGGAGATGCAGAGCTGTCAAGCCCCAGTAGACGCCATTGAGTCGTAGATGCTCCGTGAGCCAATATTCCAGCTCGTCTCTCCTCTAGACATCACCCGTCAACCGTTGTTCTCCTCTTGACGAATGGCAGACTAAGAATCACGCACA
This region of Aspergillus chevalieri M1 DNA, chromosome 4, nearly complete sequence genomic DNA includes:
- the msh3 gene encoding mismatch repair protein MSH3 (BUSCO:EOG09260LI6;~COG:L;~EggNog:ENOG410PGVC;~InterPro:IPR027417,IPR036678,IPR036187,IPR017261, IPR016151,IPR000432,IPR007695,IPR007696,IPR007860;~PFAM:PF05188,PF05192,PF00488,PF01624;~go_function: GO:0005524 - ATP binding [Evidence IEA];~go_function: GO:0030983 - mismatched DNA binding [Evidence IEA];~go_process: GO:0006298 - mismatch repair [Evidence IEA]); the encoded protein is MPQSSSQGAASSPPDLKRKQPTIASFFGKKPSQQSPSGAGSQPQPKSKEREDSQGDKENKNQVVEEKEDEDEDEDNDEEVVAPAPKRARVNGSQDFGRKTSAAAAEKQDLAVADASQRTDLSKFTSSPAVDIAAEKTQDTDTDDPEAKRRQKEKEKLHQKFVKRLGGPDCLIGIGSDGVNDAGGTEDVAEAEDDEEPAKPAPKGKATKKGGSKLTPLEKQVIDIKRKHMDTILVVEVGYKFRFFGEDARVAAKELSIVCIPGKLRYDEHPSEAHIDRFASASIPVHRLHVHVKRLITAGYKVGVVRQIETAALKAAGDNRNAPFGRKLTNLYTKGTYIDDVEGMEGPAPAASEGSPATGYLLCITETNAKGWGNDEKVHVGIVAVQPATGDVIYDDFEDGFMRSEIETRLLHIAPCELLIVGELSKATEKLVQHLSGSKLNVFGDKVRVERTEKKKTAAAESHSHVSSFYAEKMKSSNAADDAQASSLLQKVLGLPEQVTICLSAMISHMTDYGLEHVFELTKYFQHFSARSHMLLNGNTLVSLEIYQNQTDHSAKGSLFWTLDRTHTRFGQRMLRKWVGRPLLDKEKLEERINAVEELMSSERTVSVERVKGLLGKIKSDLERSLIRIYYGKCTRPELLTVLQTMQMIAQEFSDIKSPADTGFKSSVVSEALAPLPTILEDVVFFLNKINMHAAKSDDKYAFFRESEETEEISEEKLGIASVEHDLSEHRTVAGETIGKKKVDYAAVAGIEYLIEVENSSSTIKRVPASWVKVSGTKKVSRFHTPEVIQLLRQRDQHKEALAAACDKAYVFLLAEISTHYQSFRDSVQALATLDCLISLATIANQPGYSKPEYTDETCIRVEQGRHPMVEQLLLDTYVPNDIDMASDQTRALLVTGPNMGGKSSYVRQIALIAIMGQIGSYVPAQSAKLGMLDAVYTRMGAFDNMLAGESTFMVELSETADILKQATPRSLVILDELGRGTSTHDGVAIAQAVLDYMVRSLRSLTLFITHYQHLSNMVHSFRDHELRNVHMRFTESGTNTEEEQITFLYEVGEGVAHRSYGLNVARLANLPAPLLDLAKKKSAELEEKIRRRRLGGLVAAVGGVLAGDESDGLIERLVGSAEQL
- a CDS encoding uncharacterized protein (COG:S;~EggNog:ENOG410PR3X), with amino-acid sequence MDADALLCNICPKRPSFSDVSHLLTHVSSKAHLSSYFKLQIRSQQEPQAAELLDDYDLWYKANNLPKLLSDRMALKEARKKKPQGKNGTGNVAKKTAKAQATASPKNPDPPARPSLRTVSDTRPPGTFMTMGNAAANENNVIYTSYPRPATPSNRVSHAHPLPVTPSRPIPTPWKQECESEPDDDSGVFMQSIPAWDSRFHRSMDTNFSLLRRSVSYDPFVEDDDSFDSPRTADAERERADEITRLKGVLWPGMDIFDSATEQMRRKRNQKKDESVLRRMEKTSMGVQPTELVFSPTGILRKQRVISGDVDDGSPLPGETPIPRRVPRPKRVLSEADPNTHRVQTRKRSKKSTSTASSKNLRVQPRRSARIVRPSAPRFLMFRGVDHRPSRRAADDDDDFELTLRRQGPKPRRGFSVFLDEPSNHDIGVREPDQPVPEPEISVSRGNDLLSDSLQSTTSAHGTSLMQAPASTTTDKNIEPFLDVPESLDSPFDWDSPDSNQHYTSDAAFPPQYFFGDEPRAGLGLFDDHDRTPTLLTASLPKMPDEDHIYSMGTHPSNYREPSVFRDLSPDATISDMEEEEFEQFCLNGCPSS